One Vicia villosa cultivar HV-30 ecotype Madison, WI linkage group LG5, Vvil1.0, whole genome shotgun sequence genomic window, ctctttttagatacattgaatttTAGATACATTATTCAATAATGTATCTGGATTGTCCGgttacattatttattcaatatatctaaaaagaaaatcttttcttataaatgggactgGAGGTAGTATAATTTTATACATATATCTTTCATTTGATTGATGTATAcaactaatttttttaatctaCTTTTACCAATTTTCTCGATttactttttataatatttaaatttttgtttttaatttattctcATATTATTATTAAGTCAATTACAATATTAATTAATAgattaaaatgtatatatatatatatatatatatatatatatatatatatatatatatatatatatatatatatatatatatatatatataaatagaggagagttatatttactccaggagtaagttattataacttactccaaatctagaccattgattcttctgaatctaatggttaaaaataataagtaataattttctctctccatatttaattacttattatttatatatatatatatatatatatatatatatatatatatatatatatatatataatttatacattttaatctattaattaatatatatattaaaatggaacttaaaaattgattttaattaattttaatttttatccttttgaaaaaaaattaaaatcgggattggatcctctccttccatATTTTCTCTCCAATTCTCTCATTCACTaatttctctctatctctcttatattttatctctcttctttaatttatgatttttttttttcattttcattttcatcttaCACATATTTGTGTGAATGAGAAGGAAGGATGGAGAGGGTCCAAAGTGTTTAAAATCACAACGCACATCATCTTGTATTTGAAGTCACTTGGTTAACAAGTGGCATCGTAGTTTAACTCTTGTATATAGATTAATTGTCGAAAGAGAAATTTCAAATGATTCATTAAACAAACTATTATATTTCAATGGTGAAGagcatgaaaaaaaattattgaagggATGGGCTGTGATATTTGAGATGTTAAAAATGGTTTATTTGTCCCTTGTAATCAAGTTAATGATGTAGTGATAGACAAATCTAAAAATCTATGAACTAaagataattataaaaaatgcaatgCAATTTGAAATCCAAAACCATCCTCACTACCGCCTTAGGTATGGATGAATTTTTATGAGTATCACATTATAATATTGTTAAAGAAATGTGGAATACCCTTCAAGTTACCAATGATATCGATGTAAAAAGGATTGAGATGAACACATCAACACATGAGTATGAATTTTTTATAATGAAACACGGAGAAAATATCCAAGATATGCAAAATGATTCATTCACGCAAAAATGGCCTTCTTCTATCCGGATTTAAACTTAAGCCCTATGGGTGTGTACAAAGTTATTTGTGGCGTTTAGCTAGTGGACGACACTGGTGACTCCCATCTTACCTAGATTGTCGCATCTCCAGACAAGGATGCCCAAGTTGACCCCTAGGATGATAGGATGACAGGGGATGCTAATCTGGAGGCGGCATGTTTAGAGGACGCACCATAGTAGATGTTGGTTCCTAAATAGGGTCAGTGAACATAAGGCTcctccattttttttctttttagtggATTTATAATTACACCCCCGGTGGTTGGTCCTATGGGCTCTTTATGTAATGTTGAATACTACTCTTGAGAGTTTTTCTTATATTTGATCTTGTCCAACTGTTATTGTTTTTGCTATGACCTATCGGGGAATTTATCCAACTAAGTTTTAGCTTTGGCGTTCTCGTGGAGGGACATGATCCTTTGACACTACTTCTGGGCGAAAAGCATTTCCTTGTAGGGGTCCAGCATGTTAAATAGCCTTAAGAGGCGGTAAGGATGCTCAAATAGGGATACAACTTATTTAATAGCCTTGCAAGGTAGTAAGGACGCCCATATATCTATCCAGCATATTTAATAACCTTAAAAGGCGGAAAGTATTCACCCATAGGGACCCAACATATTTAATATCCCTTAATGGCGGTTAGGATCCTCAAATAAGGATCCGAAATATTTAATAGCATTAAAATGAGACAAGGATTCCCACATAAGGATTCAACATTTTTAATAGCTCTAAAAGGCGACAAAAATTACCACATATGAATCCAACatatttaatagttttaaaatacGGCAAAGATTCCCACATAGGAATCCAACATTTTTAATAGCCTTAAAAGGTAATCTTGGTAATATTCATTTGCTCCTCAACATATGTATTGGTCAAAAAGTACAGGTGTGCATGTTCGTCTTGCAAGGGTGTGAAGACTCAAAGGCCTTAGTAGGTTTATGAATAATATTGTGGTTATGGCTTGCTCATAACGGTGAGAAGTTTTGTACATTGGTGTATTAAGGTAGTTTGATAAACCTGCTCATGTGAGGTGAAAGGCTCTACTGATGACCGGTGATACTTGGTAGCAAGCATATGATTACTTGGTAGAAAGCATATAATGAGTGTTGTGCTCCTTGGGGTGTGGAGAATATGTATCACTTGTTGTCTATTTTTTTCTCCTTAAGATGAGGTGTATTTATAGAGGTCTCTAATACCTAAGGTTTTCTCGGAAAAGGCCACTGCCCACTTAGTCAACTGTGGACACTTGAATCCTTATTTCCAAGGGAGTTGTGGCTAGTTAATGACCTTGACTTTCTTTTTTCCCGAGAAAAATCTTATCCCATGTTTCCCATTTAGGGGTAAAGGAAAAACTATAGAGTAAGGTGATACCTCCCTTTGAGCGACATTAATTCTATCGTCGCCTCTTCTAGGACGATCCAAGGGCATCACTCTAGGCGATGCCTTTTACAAATATAGCACTATTTAGTCCCTGAGGCATGGGggattttccagaagatgtggtGTTTTTCACTCACGACTAAGGGAGTATCCTAAGAATCGGTGCTTCCTTTCATGAGGTATTTGACTACCCTGGGAGATTCGGCTGAAAAGACACTAAGTCTCTTAGACAAGGGTTTAGTTAATGTCATACTCTAATTTTTACCCATAAGGTCCTACCTTATTTGCATCTACGCATTACATCAAGACCATGCAGTTGGTCCATATCTTGGTTTTCTCTCCTTGAGCTCACCTATGCAGGGATCACCAAGCATCATTTGTGTTTaccttttgcttttgtgtttatAGCTTCAGGTTTTACTAACctctaatcaaaatattaaaaatatgtttgtgtTTCTTTTGTTTCCCTTTTATAAGGATGGGTATGAATCAAAGCATCAAGCATTATGCTTCGGCTAGGGCTTTGGTCCCTCAAGTCAAAAGTATGTGGCTGATCATTGAATCTTAAGAGTTACCCCATTGAAGCATGACCTCTTAGCTCAAAGCATAAATTTTTCtcaaagtgcaaaagttcaagtgtaaGGGAATTCCTAGCCTAGAATGAGTATCTGAATGCTATTATTTTTCATGAGTCTTAATACTAGTTTTCtcagagtgcaaaagttcaagtgtggagGAATTtaatcagtgcattttgatgcacattcttctataattgtacttaggcatttctctagtttgctttatttattttactattttatcatgtttttagatCTAAGTTTATGTTTGCCTTTAATTTATTTTCGTATGTTGTTTTCAGCTTTAGCGATTCATTAATTTTTGTTCACTGTGAGGATCATAACTAGAGCTACATAAACTTTATGTTTTGAAAGAATTCATTATGAGTTTCATAAACTTTATCAAGTGGTTCCCATAATGTTATAACATATTTATTCAACTAGGGATATACTAACTCATAAATTTCTATTATGAGAGGGTGCAACTGAACtcttatattttgaaatttgtacctaaaattctattatttttcattttgcaTCCTATGAGTTTGTTCACTTTGCACTCTTGAAATTGTTCTGCGTTGATTGACAAATTTTTGCAAAAAAAGTGTTATTATTATCTACGAGATAAAGGCGGAGAAAAAGAAACACTTTGTTTATAAATTTACAAATTAACTAATATTTATCAGTATTTGTACTTGTGATAAATACCACCTTTGGTCCTATTTATTAGTATTTGTACTTGTGATAAATACTACCTCTGGTCCTATATAATAGTACCAAATTTATGAAAAGACAAGCAAGATGACTTATTGAGTTTTGATTTGTAAAAAGTGATTGATCATTTCCCTAAAAGCGTGGTTGGGGTATTTATAAACTTAACTCTTTGACTGAGTCATTGCCGAGAAAATCAGTGCAAACgcctatattatattttaaaaatgtatcaaatagtTATTGAATCAACCCCATCATCTATCTATCACCAATGATGATTGAAAACAATTTAATATACATTGacaattttcattaaatttttttgtttatttatcctttgcatgatttaaaaaaaatagtactCCTGTCAGGGGCGGATGCACTTGAAGCAAATTGGGGGCTCAAGCCCCCACAAGAAAACcaaaattttctttatattaatgttatattttgttctattttgtttttttgccCCCATCTATTTACTAGCCACATCAAAGTATACTTATTCTACTCACCACACACCTtcatattaatttcattttatctttttaactCTTTCTTATTCCAATTTAATTTTTctatcaaatcaaatcttaactttattctctTTGAATCTAAGTCATACTTTCCTTCCAACTTTAGTATCAACAACCATTTATTTGATCTCTTCTTCTTGTTATTGCTTCTctactattttaaatttaaatttttttatttaatattaattattttgtgtcTACTTGTAGATTCACTCaactattatttatttactttttattttactttttattatgtattttataaatttcataaattgtataGTTAAAATATAGACTATTTTTTTAAGCCCCCAGCAAAGAAAAATTCTGGATCCGCCACTGACTCCTGTAGAATAAtgaagttggaaaaataaatttatatgatttaaataagtaaataataaaatttaataaatatttcaattatgttaaaatataataacaaatttgaatattttattgtttaaatttatatataagtaattagtttttaaaaaattgctCCCCTAACTCGGTGTCTTGGATCCATCATTGAATGCAGTTATGACCATTTTTAGTCAAtggtaaaaaataatataaattttaacatgaaatgttgttcattttgtttttttgaatcaATTGgtaaaaaagtaaatattttttctattacatAGTAGTTTAACTAAGTTCCCTCAATAAATTCTATTTCATTGGTATCGTCACCTAAGATTCTATGAAATCCATATGACATTTCTATTAAAAATGCTTTCTCGATTGATTTGGCGgtcatatattttatatactatTGCATATTGAGTTATAGAAATAAATATTTCTTTCAATAATATTAAATTGGTCTCGTTTTATtaacaataatataattattataaatgaaaagtatcaacgaaaataaaaataaaactatctaaagattgTTGTCATCACcaataaaatgaaaagaaaagaggtGTCTCCAGAAAAATGACACgaaactcaaatacacaattctaAAAAAAATGATAGTATGTGTATGACATGACAAGAATTAAGCAAAACTCAcatattaattgttatttttcAATGTAATGTAAAATGAACGCAAAGAACTAATTAATCATGTGAGAGAGGGAAACCAATCCCATGTCTTTGTGTaggaaatataaaaaagaaaaggctACACAGAACCCCAACCCAAATAGGCAATGCTTCCAAAAACTGTTTAGCATCCTTAGAAGGTTGTGGAGCCAAACATgatacaatattttgatcaaaaAGTGCAATTGCACCAAAAACTAATATAGACCCACATGCATGAAACAAATCAATGATACTTAGCTTATAGTTCCTTGCCTCTTCAACCGTAAGCTTAACTGACCCATCCATAACCCAAATACCATTCAATGTAGCAACACCATATCTAACCTTTCCTCTTTCATCTCTTAAACTATCGGTGAACGATAAAAGAAAACACGAGAGACTACAAAATGTTAATAGACATATTGTCATGATTTTGCTTGTTTCTGTATGGCATTGTCCTCTATGTGATAAAACTGGTGATAAAGTTTGGAATACTAGAACTGTTCCTGTAGGGAGAAGATTAGATAAATTTGACGTGCATTTGAATGCTCTTCTTATTGTCTTTTGTGTAgatgttttgggaattttccgtggTGCATTTTCCAATAGGGGTTGTTCTAGGGTATCCACAACAACTTCcattaaacaataaataaataaagttttagaatttgattttttttcttgacACTTATGATATGCTTTGGTGTTTAGAACATGTACGAATTAATTCATAGATATACGCATGAAAAGGGGAACAATATATAAATGTTTAATAGAAAGTGTATGTTGGGtaaattttgtttcttttgttaagGTTTTTTGTTGCATTGTCGTTTACATATACTATATTTATCATTTTATGCTTGCTACCTCAACAAAGTtagtaatttaaaatatataaaaacctaTAAAACTAATTGTTAATAGTATTGTTTATGGAAAACATGAATACATTGAAAGAATGTTACTTGTTATGTTTCTTTTTGTTATATACACtactaaaaatatgacatttgcTTAAAGGATTCTACATCatgtattaaaatatatgatgtgaaaaatatttgtcaaaagattttacatcaggtatttatttgcaatgatataaaatatatataaaaaaatgaaaaatgtataACACAGTGGCAGTATTgtaaataaaatgaagaaaaaaaaggcgGTGGCAGAattgtaaataaatgaaaatctTGTTATAAGGGATTTCACATCGGGCCTAGACCATACTTGATGTGATAAATAATACGCATAATAGGCCTTCACATCGGTCCAGACAATAACTGATGGTAAATGTCAAATTAGTTGGCCTTTACATCGGGCAATTAAAGAACCGATGGGAAATGTTACTCCCAATTTTCCCTAAAACCCATTTCCTTCTATACGAAGACACAAATTTCGTTTATGTATTCTTTTGAAACCCTATCCCGCCGTCACGATTCTTCCAAAAcccattttcaatttaatttagtttaatggAATGAATGTTACTGATTCACTCTGATTCACATCAATCATCGATTAAACCCTAATCACTGAATGGAAGATCCATCGGAGAGGTTGGGATCGGGGGATTTGGATTCTGTCTCCGCCGCTGTTAAGACCGACGACTTCTCCATGGAAATTGATCCGCCGTTTCAGGAAAATGTTGTAACTGCCGAGGACTGGCGGAAGTCTCTCAGCAAAGTTGTCTCGTCGTCGTCGTTCTTCAAATAACCACTACTCGTGCTTTCGACACTGAGTTCGCTTCCGCTAGCTACACTACTGGTTTTGTTGTTGATAAATGTCGTGGTATTATCCTCACTAATCGCCATGTCTTCAAGCCTGGTATGCTCGTTGTGCGCTAGTTTTACTTCTGTTTCTGTTCTATTCCGTTCGCGTTAACTATTGCTAACTTCTTGTTCTCGCTTCTGTTTTGAATATGCAGGATCTGTTGTTACAGAACCTAGGTTCCGGTGCATCCTATATACAGAGATCCAGTGAGTGAGCTTTGCTTTCGATTTTCCGTTTTTATCTTATCTTAAACATAATATTCTCATTCAAAATGATTCCTCTTTTGTTATATTTTGTGATAATCAAATTTCAGCATGATATGACGGTAAAACTCATTCTGGACCTACTCAAACTATATTCTGTGCATATGTTTAAGTTCTATAAATAATTATTCTGGTTCTCAGATTCCCAACAAAAGATATTGCAGAGTGATAAAGACTTGGTGAGGGATCACATTTTCATGTTTATAACTCAAGTTCCTCCTTTGTTGAGGTAAAATTGTTTATCTGTGGCTGTATGGTGTGTTTGGTAGAGACTTCCCGGAATCTCCGTTGTCTTGACTTCCCGGAATCTCCGGTGTATTAATTTAATGAGTATTTCTGTTgtatgattgattgattgattctgAATTCTATGTCTATTTAAATGACCGTGTTTTACAGTTTTGGAGACCTGAAGCTACAAACAGAACCTGGGACAAGTTATTGTATTCTGTAGAACAAGGGTGTTTTAAATTTAGAATACTAGTTATGTTTGAATGCTTTTATTTGCTACTGAGTTGCAACATATTAATACTTTTCTCCTGAACTCTTTAAGATATGCAGTATTTCAAGAAACAACATGTATGCTTTGCTGCAACCTCGCCTTGATGTCCTACTATTTGAAATAGTATTCCCTCTTATGTGCTTTAGGACTGCTTCCATGGATTTTGTGAGCGAGTTGGTTCTGAAACGTGGAACAGAAAATCTTCACAAGTTTACTCAATTCATAGTTGAAATTTTCAGAAGGTAATATCTTGCTTAATATAGAATAAACCGTGTTTACTCTTTTGTCAAATATTTAGGTTTGTGCACTTCTTGCTAT contains:
- the LOC131605340 gene encoding protein DMP7-like, with amino-acid sequence MEVVVDTLEQPLLENAPRKIPKTSTQKTIRRAFKCTSNLSNLLPTGTVLVFQTLSPVLSHRGQCHTETSKIMTICLLTFCSLSCFLLSFTDSLRDERGKVRYGVATLNGIWVMDGSVKLTVEEARNYKLSIIDLFHACGSILVFGAIALFDQNIVSCLAPQPSKDAKQFLEALPIWVGVLCSLFFFIFPTQRHGIGFPLSHD